A region of the Carya illinoinensis cultivar Pawnee chromosome 16, C.illinoinensisPawnee_v1, whole genome shotgun sequence genome:
aacaatatgaaaattttacaatgaattttctcaccaaaatattcACCAAAAAGTGTTCTAAAAAATATCCAGAATTGAATCTCTACAAATGATCATAACCAGTAGGATtcattaaataaacaatctgaaAGCAGTTTGAATGGTAGTAGTATTCTGCTGACGAATTGAAGCGACTTTGTCGTGATGGACTATTTTGACGGAATGCTGACACCTGACACTTTATCTTCTTAGTAGTAGCAGTTTTTCActcaaactcttctttagataaTTACAGAACCCTTGGAACTCGATTTTCACACTTTTAACTTATCTAAAACACTTCATAATAACTATTATAGATAAACTCAAAATAGTTTAttatagataaaagttaaagtgttttacattcatccaaattacaaaatcaaaaataaGATGAAGTCTATCATCTTAGTTACACAATTCTATCCAAACTTATTAACTTAGTCAATTAGTTCTATCCAAACTCTTCATCTAGAATCTACTCTAGCTCTAGAAGCAGCAGCAGGAGCAACTAGAATGTCGACGTACGTCTCATGCAATCCTTTGGAATCATCTTTGGAATCATCGCCTTCTACGTACAGACAAAGcaacattaattaatatcaGCAACATTCTCCTAGAGAATAAAATCTTTGCTGCATGCAAGTTAATTGGTCTCCCCTTCTACATGATCGATCGATCGATTTAAATCATCGCGCGCCTAGCTAGCTGCAGGGACCATGCACATATATGCATCATGTTGATTTGGTTGGCTACGTTGAAATTAAGCTCCTCGCTCGCGGATATTGGACGTTAGTGGGTCTCTCAATTTCTTAAAAGTCTTTAAattctccaataaaattaacttGTGGAAATTTTCCTGCCCCTCACATGCATGCTACATTGTCACAAACCGGCTTGCAATTAAAACTACTCAAAATATCAATCTTTGTGATTGGTTTTAAAATCATGTACGTTTATGAAAATGCATGCAGTGAACTAAGCTTTAAGTACTTGAGaatacacacaaacacacacacacacgcatatTCCTGACTTCGATGCTCATGGCAATTAAATTATAAGTTGATTGTAAATCGAGGCTGGCTCAAACTCTCTAGCTGTGTTAATGGTCCGATCAATACGATCTTCTGCATGCACTTTGGATAATTTTAAGCTGACAttttagatcatatatatatatagaattaataCTGATcataattctttaaattcactacaaaaaaaatagtttattgaGTCACTTAAATCAGATGCGAAAAACACAAATTGGTTGCCAAAGTTTTTTTCACAACCATTTTGTGTTTTTCATATCTAATTTAAGTGACgtaaaaaacatttttcttgtagtaattAATGTGCCAAGTACTACTGAtccgagctagctagctacatgAATTATACCTGACCGGACCGGCACGGCATCACAAGTAAACTAGGTGCTTTGCAATAGTCCTTTCATTTCTGGACCCCTCTATATATGCCAATAAACATGCAGCTCCCTCAAAAGTCTTCACTGAAACCGTGTCTAGCTACGAGCTTAAagttcaaataattaaaagtattatcttttctatataaatatgctCTCAAGGATTATCCCATAGAATACAGTTCTTTCTTGTTAATTCCCTTCTTTTCAATGGCTTCAAAAACCTTTGCATATGTACTTTCCGTCgtcattttctcttttcttctccaaCTCCACTCCTCTGCCGGACAGACCGTCGTGAAAGGCGTGTACTGGTTTCCAGGCAGTGGATTCCCGGTGTCCGGCATAGATTCCACCCTTTTCACTCATATCTTTTGTGCCTTTGCCGATCTCAACCCCACCACCTACCAAGTTACTAtttcttcctcgaactctgcccAGTTCTCGACCTTCACCCAGACCGTGCAGCAAAAAAACCCTTCAGTTAAAACCCTTCTGTCCATCGGTGGAGGAAGCTCCAGTCCTTCCACCTTCGCTTCCATGGCTAGCCAAGCCAGCACCCGTAAATCATTCATAGATTCCTCCATACAGCTAGCCAGGAGTTACAAATTCCATGGTCTTGACCTCGATTGGGAGTACCCATCAACGAGCACTGAAATGAACAACCTTGGCTTACTCCTGAATGAATGGCGAGCAGCCGTGGCCAAAGAGGCCAGCAGCACCCGCAACACAACGTTGCTCCTAGCCGCAGCATTCTTTTATACGTCAAACTATTACACGCTGAATTATCCCTTTCAGGCCATTTCAAACAGCTTGGATTGGGTCAATGTAATGGCATATGATTTCTACGGCCCCAGTTGGCAAGGCAGCATGAATATGACCGGACCGCCTTCTGCATTGTACAATCCAAGAAGCCAAGTTAGCGGGGACACCGGCATCAAAGCTTGGATTCAGGCAGGTGTGCCAGCCAAAAAACTAGCCCTCGGCCTTCCATTTTATGGCTATGCATGGCGTCTGCTTGATGCTAGTAAAACTGGAATATTTGCACCGGCAAACGGACCGGCTATATCCCCAGATGGATCCCAAACTTATAGCCAAATCAGGGATCTCATTACTCAGAGTGGATACATAAAAGCATACAATTCTACTTTTGTGACGAACTACTGCTATAAGGGCTTGACATGGATTGGATATGATGATACAGAGAGTATCTTTACCAAAGTTACATATGCCAAGGCAAAGGGATTGCTCGGTTACTTTGCATGGAGTGTTGGCGCCGACAAAAACTTCACTCTTGCTAAAAATGGTTAGTCTTAAAATCCAATTATTTGTATCGATCTAAGATTTCAGCTCACatgcttaaaattattttgatttcgTGATTGCTagctagatataatatatatatatatatagaggaatGTTAGGTACAGATTTTAAATAGGCAAGTTCCGCATAGatcctttataaaaaaaacaaaaacaaaaacaaaaagtgatTACAATCATTACCCTAGTCCAGcgaaatacatatttttatacaaattaaGGTGCTTTTTGGGTTCCCGAGTGGATCATGAGAGCTGCCCTgatgcctatatatataattgagtcCCTGATGATAATCATGATATAATTAAGCAATTAAgttaatccaaaaaaaaaattgagatgaatttttttgcccaaaataatatttttgtctgtatattaataatgtATTCATTGTAGAGTGCATAGATGGAATTATTGCAAACAAGTCAAAATGCTGTGATATTGTTAGAGTAAGTGTAGCACTGGTTAAGAACAGGCCGTAGCTAGCTAGCAGGCATGCATGGGAATTAATTAATGGGTAATGTTACccttatatttcttttattaatgttatattcttcagctatatatatatatattttccttttactCCTTGAATCTAgattaaaaatctcaaaacatcGTGACCTTCTTACataatctaaaagaaaataattttaataaactaaagtaatcatgtaatttaattaaaactaatataatcattttaaaaaaaattgacgaaAATACTAATTTGCTGCAAATTTGATTACTTTTTTGCTACGATATCATGGAGCACCGCAAATAATTGTATTTCTTATAAGTGCAATAGTAAATTAAGGAGGTGTAAGAATATCATTAGTCATTACAATTAATTCATTAATGTGGGATTGTTTGAATTTTGTGTTGATCTTATATGCACGTTCTCACGTTATTGCTAGTTATAAAGTGCGTGggcattatatataatttcctactattattttattcaagaaatattttaactataaaaagatatatataaatttatttttgttaatatatgatatatataacttaatgtgatatgttagattgtaaagttatatttattataaaatagatcaaacatagaatattattataaggtcacattattttataaattttcttttaaagaatctCTTTGTGTTTCTAATAATTCTCAATTTATTCTAATATCTTTTGGTATTTAAGTAGTACGTACGTAGcttcattattattataatttctaaCGGATGACGCTTAATGTTCTTGCAGCATCAAGTACATGGGGGCCGTGAGCGTAGATCGAGATCCCTATATACATATTTGGTGATATTGAAGCagcttattataatattatattcccAATAAGGCTATGAATCAGATatattctctatatatatatatatatatatttcctacCATGAAAAATGGATGTGCTTATTTTGACAGCAAATAGGCCATGTGTATGTGTGATTGCGCCACAACAATGATTTCAACGCGcggttaatttaaattttatgatacGTTTCAATTACATGTCAAGGCGGCCacttaaaagataaaaacattaattaatgGCATATTTAAATGGAActatttatgtattaatttctttcccgtatatatatatatatatatatatatatgcacgtaTCTCATACATATCATGCAAACGTACGTTGCGGCATTGCCTAAGCATAAATAGGTCTCGGCCGACTCGATATTCATGATCCGAACATGATATCTATCTAATAATTTTATCCACAAGTAGCATCAAAATTCTTAATTCATGA
Encoded here:
- the LOC122298572 gene encoding class V chitinase-like; amino-acid sequence: MASKTFAYVLSVVIFSFLLQLHSSAGQTVVKGVYWFPGSGFPVSGIDSTLFTHIFCAFADLNPTTYQVTISSSNSAQFSTFTQTVQQKNPSVKTLLSIGGGSSSPSTFASMASQASTRKSFIDSSIQLARSYKFHGLDLDWEYPSTSTEMNNLGLLLNEWRAAVAKEASSTRNTTLLLAAAFFYTSNYYTLNYPFQAISNSLDWVNVMAYDFYGPSWQGSMNMTGPPSALYNPRSQVSGDTGIKAWIQAGVPAKKLALGLPFYGYAWRLLDASKTGIFAPANGPAISPDGSQTYSQIRDLITQSGYIKAYNSTFVTNYCYKGLTWIGYDDTESIFTKVTYAKAKGLLGYFAWSVGADKNFTLAKNASSTWGP